A single genomic interval of Cupriavidus sp. MP-37 harbors:
- the rpoZ gene encoding DNA-directed RNA polymerase subunit omega, translated as MARITVEDCLKHIPNRFELALAATYRARQLVQGHTPKVEAKDKPTVVALREIASGQVGIEMLKKVPT; from the coding sequence ATGGCGCGTATTACCGTCGAAGATTGTCTGAAACACATTCCGAATCGTTTCGAGCTCGCGCTGGCGGCCACGTACCGTGCGCGCCAGCTGGTGCAGGGCCACACGCCCAAGGTCGAAGCGAAGGACAAGCCGACCGTGGTGGCACTGCGCGAGATCGCGTCGGGCCAGGTCGGCATCGAGATGCTGAAAAAGGTCCCGACCTGA